The Nitrosopumilus cobalaminigenes genome contains a region encoding:
- a CDS encoding sensor histidine kinase: MKIVSKAYVLIAILIIAAVFNLFLLYQDQNIETSQSYSIIGAGDVKVKAESISGLATSVARGVIEDKGELEKEIGEVQSTLEKIKNGGEFKGQTLGNIPTSLIPDYNKVLSSWETYKEKALKVEVTSVFDPEATSAMNYVLQKNQELVLHTDQLSKDLAKLDRDYNEHKQIALELAECAKIIGQQSLLISIGEGENAQETLQKKNLQFEIGMRKLLQISTSDLDVESVGMTHEELISIPRENSEALRTLDPLWESIKIKIEILEDRALLSPEFNLAKNEMNDEKNNLFNNIDGLLNSWNDELTSQGSEEQIIIQVLLIVDIAVFILVLFVIRQSLSPLESISKALSKVKEGVYGEKIEYSGTDEVGQLVTNFNIMSNTIKEKEDEAKKTDIAKDEFLAMITHELKTPLVPIQGYSDILLNEHLGKLTDKQKERISIIKSSSETLLSIISDLLDAQKLDLGQLRMTKQNTDVKHTITKAIETLKPEAESNKIEISTNATSLIINHDSERIGQVITNLIKNSIIAIQPNPGKIEVSMYDNPDNVRISIKDNGVGIPKEKQKNLFKKFYQVDATLTRERGGSGLGLAICKGIIDNHLGEITVESVPNQGATFSFMIPKNANENTKSPLNSA; this comes from the coding sequence ATGAAGATAGTCAGTAAGGCATATGTGCTAATTGCCATATTGATTATTGCCGCAGTTTTTAATTTATTCTTATTATATCAAGATCAAAATATAGAGACATCACAATCATATTCTATTATCGGAGCCGGAGATGTAAAAGTGAAAGCTGAATCAATTTCAGGATTAGCTACATCTGTTGCAAGGGGAGTAATTGAAGATAAAGGAGAACTTGAAAAAGAAATTGGTGAAGTTCAATCAACTTTAGAAAAAATTAAAAATGGTGGAGAATTCAAAGGACAAACATTAGGAAACATTCCAACATCACTCATTCCAGATTATAACAAAGTGTTGTCATCATGGGAAACATACAAAGAAAAAGCATTGAAAGTCGAAGTGACTTCAGTATTTGATCCTGAAGCTACAAGTGCAATGAATTATGTTTTACAAAAAAATCAAGAACTTGTTTTACATACTGATCAATTAAGTAAAGATTTAGCCAAACTTGACAGAGATTACAACGAACACAAACAAATTGCATTAGAATTGGCTGAATGTGCAAAGATCATAGGACAACAAAGTCTGCTTATTTCAATAGGGGAAGGGGAAAATGCTCAAGAAACACTTCAAAAAAAGAATTTGCAGTTTGAGATAGGAATGAGGAAATTATTACAAATATCAACATCAGATTTAGATGTAGAAAGTGTCGGAATGACGCATGAAGAATTAATTTCCATTCCAAGAGAAAACTCAGAGGCATTAAGAACATTGGATCCATTATGGGAATCAATTAAAATAAAAATCGAAATACTCGAGGATAGGGCACTGTTATCTCCTGAGTTTAATTTAGCAAAAAATGAAATGAATGATGAAAAAAATAATTTATTTAACAATATAGACGGACTTCTAAATTCATGGAACGATGAATTAACAAGTCAAGGATCAGAAGAACAAATCATTATTCAAGTTCTGTTGATAGTAGACATTGCAGTATTCATTTTAGTCTTATTTGTCATCAGGCAATCTCTTTCTCCTCTAGAATCAATCAGTAAAGCCCTATCCAAAGTAAAAGAAGGGGTGTATGGTGAAAAGATAGAGTATTCGGGTACAGATGAAGTTGGACAACTTGTAACAAATTTCAATATAATGTCAAATACAATTAAAGAGAAAGAAGATGAAGCAAAGAAGACAGATATTGCAAAAGATGAATTTCTTGCAATGATCACTCACGAATTAAAAACACCTCTCGTACCAATTCAAGGATACTCAGACATTTTACTAAATGAGCACTTGGGGAAATTAACAGACAAACAAAAAGAAAGAATCAGCATTATAAAATCAAGTTCAGAAACATTGTTATCAATTATTTCAGATTTGCTTGATGCTCAAAAGTTAGATTTAGGACAATTAAGAATGACAAAACAAAATACAGACGTCAAACATACAATTACAAAAGCAATTGAAACACTAAAGCCAGAGGCTGAATCAAATAAAATAGAAATCAGTACAAATGCCACAAGTTTAATTATTAATCACGATTCTGAAAGAATAGGACAAGTAATTACTAATTTAATTAAAAACAGCATCATTGCAATACAACCAAATCCAGGTAAAATTGAAGTTTCAATGTATGACAATCCAGATAATGTAAGAATTTCAATAAAAGATAACGGTGTGGGAATTCCCAAAGAAAAACAAAAGAACCTATTCAAAAAATTCTATCAAGTAGATGCCACATTAACTAGAGAAAGAGGAGGAAGTGGATTAGGATTAGCAATTTGTAAAGGAATCATCGATAATCACCTTGGTGAAATAACAGTTGAAAGTGTTCCAAATCAAGGAGCCACATTTTCATTTATGATTCCAAAAAATGCCAATGAAAATACAAAGTCACCTCTAAATTCTGCTTAA
- a CDS encoding response regulator, with translation MAKILIADDSDAIRLVLKDILSIGEHEIVGEATDGAEAVTFYKQHNPQILLLDLAMPKKDGFTVVKEVIEYDPKAKIILITASDDQKVIQQCLDHGASSYISKPFDFNGVLESIKSLT, from the coding sequence ATGGCAAAAATCTTGATTGCAGATGATTCTGATGCAATTCGTTTGGTCTTAAAAGATATTTTGTCAATTGGTGAACATGAAATAGTTGGAGAGGCAACTGATGGGGCAGAAGCTGTAACTTTCTATAAACAACACAACCCTCAAATTTTACTACTTGATTTGGCAATGCCAAAAAAAGATGGATTCACTGTTGTTAAAGAAGTAATTGAATATGATCCTAAAGCAAAAATTATTTTGATCACTGCTAGTGATGATCAAAAAGTAATTCAGCAATGCTTGGATCACGGTGCATCATCTTATATCTCAAAACCATTTGATTTTAATGGTGTTTTAGAATCAATAAAGTCTCTAACTTAA
- a CDS encoding TldD/PmbA family protein, translating into MDTKLQDFAEKAVNYASRTGAQYCDARAEQQKQKSVLLENNQTEFVRTNDDRGLGIRIIKDNLWSFCSITNPQSFEEVKVAINNSIKNTNNQNENKIKLYPNTNKKIKINYPVLKKPELDEIIKIGLECNKIILETPKIIKSIVHPWYSINSKYFINSEGTEILQNFTDVIIEMIATAHDSGITQSVNITEGGRGGLEQILNNDKIQKTAKNISSKASQLTNAKPVKEEKATVVMNPDFVSLLTHEILGHPSEADRVLGKEMAWAGGAWWKNKLGEKIGSEKLNVFDDPTIKESLGWYQFDDEGVETRKTTLVENGILKNHMQNRETAQIFNSAPTGNMRATNYRFMPLIRMACTCIANGDSKVDEIIKDVKHGYLISNMKIPSIDMKRYNWSISCQYAQKIENGEITDLLKDVIVMGTAPEFFKSIDACGDDFTVRPITNCGKGDPMQSMIMGNGGPTIRGTATVKSAN; encoded by the coding sequence ATGGATACAAAATTACAAGATTTTGCAGAAAAAGCAGTAAATTATGCAAGTAGAACAGGAGCCCAATACTGCGATGCTAGAGCAGAGCAACAAAAACAAAAATCAGTACTTTTAGAAAATAATCAAACAGAATTTGTTAGAACTAATGATGACAGAGGATTAGGAATTAGAATTATAAAAGATAATTTGTGGAGTTTTTGTTCAATTACCAATCCGCAATCATTTGAAGAAGTTAAAGTAGCAATAAATAATTCTATAAAAAATACTAATAATCAAAATGAAAATAAAATTAAACTTTATCCAAATACAAATAAAAAAATTAAAATAAATTATCCAGTATTGAAAAAACCAGAATTAGATGAAATAATAAAAATTGGATTAGAGTGTAATAAAATTATTTTAGAGACTCCAAAAATAATCAAATCTATTGTTCATCCATGGTATTCAATAAATTCTAAATATTTTATCAACTCAGAAGGAACAGAAATCTTACAAAATTTTACCGATGTAATTATAGAAATGATTGCAACTGCACACGATTCAGGAATTACACAATCAGTAAACATTACTGAGGGAGGAAGAGGCGGATTGGAACAGATTTTAAATAATGATAAAATTCAAAAAACTGCAAAAAACATTTCATCTAAAGCATCACAATTAACAAATGCTAAACCAGTAAAAGAAGAAAAAGCAACAGTAGTTATGAATCCAGATTTCGTATCATTGCTTACTCATGAAATATTAGGGCATCCATCAGAAGCAGATAGAGTATTAGGAAAAGAGATGGCATGGGCAGGAGGCGCATGGTGGAAAAATAAATTGGGAGAAAAAATAGGTTCGGAAAAACTCAACGTGTTTGATGATCCTACAATAAAAGAAAGTTTAGGATGGTATCAATTCGATGATGAAGGAGTTGAAACAAGGAAAACAACACTTGTGGAAAATGGAATATTAAAAAACCATATGCAAAATAGAGAAACAGCCCAAATATTCAATTCTGCACCAACAGGCAACATGAGAGCTACAAATTATCGATTTATGCCTCTAATACGAATGGCATGCACATGTATTGCCAATGGAGATTCAAAAGTAGATGAAATAATCAAGGATGTCAAGCACGGATATCTAATATCAAATATGAAAATCCCTTCAATCGATATGAAACGATACAATTGGAGTATATCTTGTCAATATGCACAAAAAATTGAAAATGGAGAAATAACAGATTTACTAAAAGATGTCATAGTCATGGGAACAGCACCAGAATTTTTCAAATCAATTGATGCATGTGGGGACGATTTTACTGTTAGACCTATAACTAATTGTGGAAAGGGAGATCCTATGCAATCAATGATTATGGGTAATGGAGGACCAACAATAAGAGGAACTGCAACAGTAAAGAGTGCAAACTAA